In Prosthecochloris sp. GSB1, the following proteins share a genomic window:
- a CDS encoding acetyl-CoA hydrolase/transferase family protein encodes MGYRAISAEDAVSVVRPGDRVFLQTAAATPQRLINALVGRANELRDVEIVSLHTEGAADYVKPEYEGIFRLNALFVGKNVRQAVQEGRADAIPIFLSDVPALFYDNVLPLDVAFVHVSPPDRHGYCSLGVSVDAARAAVHTARHVVAQVNPRMPRTHGEGLLHSSNIDAMVEVEDELPETPGHELTEIEKKIGENVASIVEDGATLQMGIGAIPDATLAALSNHRDLGIHTEMFSDGVVDLVEKGVITGRCKKTHNQIIVASFLVGTRKLFDFVDDNPLVEMFPSDYVNDTKEIRKNPRVTAINSAIEIDMTGQVCADSIGTRHFSGVGGQMDFIRGAALSEGGKPIIALPSVTRRGESRIVPALKPGAGVVTTRAHVQYVVTEYGIANLHGKNMRQRAEALAGIAHPDFRETICREAHDLFGGYARTLQ; translated from the coding sequence ATGGGATACAGAGCCATTTCCGCAGAAGATGCCGTCTCGGTCGTACGGCCGGGCGACAGGGTGTTTCTGCAGACAGCCGCGGCCACTCCCCAGCGCCTCATCAATGCGCTGGTCGGTCGCGCAAACGAGTTGAGGGATGTCGAGATCGTCAGTCTGCACACCGAGGGTGCGGCCGATTACGTGAAGCCGGAGTACGAAGGGATTTTCCGCCTCAACGCGCTCTTTGTCGGCAAGAACGTCCGTCAGGCTGTGCAGGAAGGCCGCGCGGACGCCATACCCATCTTTCTCTCCGACGTTCCCGCTCTTTTCTATGACAACGTGCTACCCCTCGACGTGGCCTTCGTTCATGTGTCTCCGCCCGACAGGCACGGATACTGTTCGCTCGGGGTCTCGGTAGACGCCGCAAGGGCGGCGGTTCATACCGCCCGGCACGTCGTCGCGCAGGTGAATCCTCGGATGCCCAGGACCCACGGCGAGGGCCTGCTCCACAGCAGCAACATCGATGCGATGGTCGAGGTGGAGGACGAGCTTCCGGAAACCCCGGGGCATGAACTGACGGAGATCGAGAAGAAAATCGGCGAAAACGTCGCCTCCATCGTGGAGGACGGAGCGACCCTTCAGATGGGAATCGGCGCCATTCCCGACGCCACCCTCGCGGCGCTGTCGAATCACCGCGATCTCGGGATTCATACCGAGATGTTTTCCGACGGCGTGGTTGACCTCGTGGAAAAAGGGGTGATCACCGGACGATGCAAGAAAACGCACAACCAGATTATCGTTGCGAGTTTTCTGGTGGGCACGCGCAAGCTCTTCGATTTCGTCGACGACAACCCGCTCGTCGAGATGTTTCCGTCGGACTATGTCAACGATACGAAGGAGATCCGTAAAAATCCCAGGGTTACGGCGATCAACAGCGCGATCGAGATAGACATGACCGGCCAGGTCTGCGCTGACTCGATCGGCACCAGGCATTTTTCGGGCGTCGGCGGCCAGATGGACTTCATTCGCGGCGCGGCGCTTTCCGAGGGGGGCAAGCCGATCATCGCGCTCCCCTCGGTCACGCGACGGGGTGAATCCAGGATCGTTCCGGCGCTCAAGCCCGGCGCAGGAGTGGTCACGACGAGGGCGCATGTGCAGTACGTGGTCACGGAATACGGGATAGCCAACCTGCACGGCAAGAACATGCGGCAGCGGGCGGAGGCTCTCGCCGGGATAGCGCATCCTGATTTCCGGGAAACGATCTGCCGTGAGGCGCACGATCTCTTCGGGGGCTACGCCAGGACGCTCCAGTAA
- the pgeF gene encoding peptidoglycan editing factor PgeF, which produces MTEPFIRPVIFREFGDLIALQTTRNGGVSPFPRASLNFGENTGDDPKNVERNRRTLCALLDVSPSSLATAGQVHGTRVVHAKKGGYYADCDAFVTATRGVFLGILTADCFPILLYDPQTGACGAAHAGWKGSAGNICAETLGAMRRAFGTRPSDCRAWIGTGITGKRYEVGSDVAERFAVTYRKPSAPGKFLLDLAAVNFDQLEGAGMRPERIGVSSYCTAGDNDRFYSYRRERGKTGRMLSLVGLRRIRRVC; this is translated from the coding sequence ATGACTGAACCGTTCATCAGACCGGTCATATTCAGGGAGTTCGGCGACCTGATCGCCCTGCAGACGACCCGCAACGGAGGCGTGAGCCCGTTCCCCAGGGCCTCGCTCAATTTCGGCGAGAACACCGGTGACGACCCGAAAAACGTGGAGCGCAACCGCCGGACGCTCTGCGCCCTGCTCGACGTGTCCCCGTCGTCGCTGGCGACGGCCGGACAGGTGCACGGCACCCGCGTGGTTCATGCGAAGAAAGGGGGGTACTACGCGGACTGCGACGCCTTCGTCACGGCGACAAGGGGCGTCTTTCTCGGCATCCTCACGGCCGACTGCTTTCCCATACTGCTCTACGATCCTCAAACCGGCGCGTGCGGGGCCGCTCACGCGGGCTGGAAGGGAAGCGCGGGCAATATCTGCGCTGAAACGCTCGGCGCGATGCGCCGAGCGTTCGGAACCCGGCCGTCGGACTGCCGGGCGTGGATAGGAACCGGGATAACCGGAAAACGCTACGAGGTGGGCAGCGACGTGGCCGAACGGTTCGCCGTCACCTACCGGAAGCCTTCAGCTCCCGGCAAGTTCCTGCTCGACCTTGCGGCGGTCAACTTCGACCAGCTCGAAGGGGCGGGCATGCGCCCCGAACGCATCGGCGTCTCGTCCTACTGCACGGCAGGAGACAACGATCGATTCTACTCCTACCGCAGGGAACGCGGAAAAACCGGCCGAATGCTCAGCCTTGTCGGACTTCGCCGCATCAGGAGGGTTTGCTGA
- the atpE gene encoding ATP synthase F0 subunit C produces the protein MEGLGNESLGYLGAGIGAGLAVIGAGLGIGNIASSAAEGTARQPEATADIRTTMIIAAALIEGVALFGEVICVLLALK, from the coding sequence ATGGAAGGTTTGGGCAACGAATCCTTGGGTTATCTTGGTGCCGGCATCGGCGCTGGTCTGGCAGTTATAGGCGCAGGTCTCGGTATCGGCAATATCGCAAGCTCGGCTGCTGAAGGCACCGCTCGTCAGCCCGAGGCTACGGCCGACATCCGCACGACCATGATCATCGCCGCCGCTCTTATCGAAGGTGTGGCTCTGTTCGGTGAGGTTATCTGCGTTCTGCTGGCCCTGAAGTAA
- a CDS encoding TPM domain-containing protein → MQQQLSDHDRRRLDARVAEAEKRTGIQIVLSVIQRSDSYVELPWKAFALGASAAGLILLVLSWRFPAWHPDVPALFMVVGMLACGALPALLCVMIPRFAKWFLSDYRAEVEVRQYAKSLFLDRQLFDTRNRSGMLLLVSLFERRVVILPDKGLESRLREEDIRNMIAAMTPLLKRNDIAAAFDAGLDYLSDKLTVTSPEAHDDELPNEIIEEKGV, encoded by the coding sequence ATGCAACAACAATTATCGGATCATGACCGCCGTCGTCTGGACGCACGGGTTGCCGAGGCGGAAAAGCGCACCGGTATCCAGATCGTCCTGTCGGTCATCCAGCGCAGCGACTCTTACGTGGAGCTGCCATGGAAAGCCTTCGCCCTGGGCGCATCCGCCGCCGGGCTGATCCTTCTTGTGCTCTCCTGGCGCTTCCCTGCATGGCATCCGGATGTGCCTGCGCTTTTCATGGTGGTGGGCATGCTCGCTTGCGGTGCCCTTCCGGCATTGCTCTGCGTCATGATCCCGCGCTTTGCGAAATGGTTCCTCTCCGACTATCGCGCCGAGGTGGAAGTCCGGCAGTATGCCAAATCGCTCTTTCTTGATCGGCAGCTGTTCGATACCCGGAACAGGTCGGGCATGCTGCTGCTGGTCAGTCTGTTCGAGCGTCGGGTCGTCATTCTGCCGGACAAGGGACTCGAAAGTCGTCTGCGGGAGGAGGATATCCGAAACATGATCGCGGCAATGACCCCGCTCCTGAAACGCAATGATATTGCCGCTGCATTCGATGCCGGTCTGGATTATCTCTCCGACAAGCTGACGGTCACCTCTCCGGAAGCCCATGACGACGAGCTGCCCAACGAGATCATCGAGGAGAAGGGAGTATGA
- a CDS encoding AtpZ/AtpI family protein, with the protein MRREDDERFQDYFGRSVRALSDYLGIGFQIAGSFAFFVLIGYWADEKLGTSPLLLLAGVAVGMTGMVLVLMKVVRNANRKKR; encoded by the coding sequence ATGCGGCGCGAGGATGACGAACGGTTTCAGGATTATTTCGGCAGGTCCGTAAGGGCGCTGTCGGATTATCTCGGCATAGGCTTTCAGATTGCCGGGAGTTTTGCTTTTTTTGTGCTCATCGGCTACTGGGCCGACGAAAAGCTCGGGACCTCGCCGCTTCTTCTGCTTGCGGGAGTCGCCGTCGGCATGACGGGGATGGTGCTCGTGCTGATGAAAGTGGTAAGGAACGCCAATAGAAAAAAACGCTGA
- a CDS encoding F0F1 ATP synthase subunit B, with translation MLASGIVFLSGGLLDPNPGLIFWTAVTFLIVLFILKKFAWGPILGALEEREKGIQSSIDRAHTAKEEAEAALRKNSELLAKADAEAEKIIREGKEYGDQLRADITRKAQEEASRMISSAKDEIEQEKRRALDELRNEVADLAVKGAEKIIMANLDAAKQKGIVDNMIQDLSRNRN, from the coding sequence ATGCTTGCGTCAGGAATTGTATTTCTTAGCGGCGGCCTGCTCGATCCGAATCCGGGCCTTATCTTCTGGACGGCGGTAACGTTTCTTATCGTGCTCTTCATCCTGAAAAAGTTTGCCTGGGGTCCGATCCTCGGCGCCCTCGAAGAGCGTGAGAAAGGCATCCAGTCCTCCATCGACCGTGCACACACGGCGAAGGAAGAGGCCGAAGCCGCACTGAGAAAAAACAGCGAGCTTCTGGCAAAGGCTGATGCGGAAGCCGAGAAGATTATCAGGGAAGGGAAGGAATACGGCGACCAGCTTCGCGCCGACATCACCCGGAAAGCGCAGGAAGAAGCCTCGAGAATGATTTCGTCGGCGAAAGACGAAATCGAGCAGGAAAAACGCCGCGCTCTGGACGAGCTGAGAAACGAGGTGGCCGATCTCGCCGTGAAAGGCGCAGAAAAGATCATCATGGCGAACCTCGACGCCGCAAAGCAGAAGGGCATCGTGGACAACATGATCCAGGACCTTTCCAGGAATCGTAACTAA
- the atpH gene encoding ATP synthase F1 subunit delta has protein sequence MSTAIVSRRYATALLDVAEEGGFIDTVTADLEVIGDTVAGSRDLLNMLKSPLLKGDLKARVFKEVFKGMLSEQTLRFIDLLCRKKRAALLAEVIEEYGALRDERNGIVNVDVHSAVELDDEQSKKLINELAAYTGKKVRANLSLDEQLLGGVTVKIGDTILDGSVKHQLEMLRDALRESA, from the coding sequence ATGTCAACTGCAATTGTAAGTCGCCGCTACGCCACGGCTCTTCTCGACGTCGCCGAAGAGGGCGGGTTTATCGATACGGTAACGGCCGATCTCGAAGTGATCGGCGATACGGTGGCGGGATCCCGCGATCTGCTCAACATGCTCAAGAGCCCTCTTCTCAAGGGTGACCTGAAGGCCCGTGTTTTCAAGGAGGTTTTCAAGGGCATGCTCAGCGAGCAGACCCTGCGCTTCATCGACCTGCTCTGTCGCAAGAAACGCGCTGCGCTGCTGGCCGAGGTTATCGAGGAGTACGGAGCCCTGCGGGACGAGCGTAACGGCATCGTTAATGTCGACGTGCACAGCGCGGTGGAACTCGACGACGAGCAGTCGAAAAAGCTCATCAACGAACTCGCGGCTTATACAGGCAAGAAAGTCAGGGCGAACCTCTCCCTCGACGAACAGTTGCTTGGCGGCGTGACCGTGAAGATCGGCGACACGATTCTCGACGGCAGCGTGAAGCATCAGCTCGAAATGCTGAGAGACGCGCTTCGCGAAAGCGCCTGA
- the bchU gene encoding bacteriochlorophyllide d C-20 methyltransferase BchU, with the protein MNDNELLKQNHRANEIVFKGLVEFGCFKAALELGLFDELAEEAKDVETLSASIEAVPQRLAMLLEALRQIGITRQEDGKWALTDFAESMFVPSQEHPNLYMVPVAKAMAYTAENFYIKMAEAVRGKLDYKGETSYPPQTKEENLYFEDIHRRNAHFSIKLLLEEAKLENTETLVDVGGGIGDISAALCMKYPQLDTTILNLPGAIELVDENAAEKGIGDRLRGAAVDIYREDYPSADAIMFCRILYSANEQLTEMMCTKAFNALKPGGKVLVLDMIVDEQDNPNFDYLSHYVMGIGMPFSVLGFKEQSSYKPILEKIGFADVRMVRRYGHLYVEAVKPA; encoded by the coding sequence ATGAATGACAATGAGCTTCTGAAACAAAACCACAGGGCAAACGAAATAGTTTTCAAGGGGCTTGTGGAATTTGGCTGTTTCAAGGCCGCGCTCGAACTCGGCCTTTTCGACGAACTCGCCGAAGAGGCAAAAGACGTTGAAACCCTTTCAGCCTCGATTGAGGCGGTCCCCCAGAGGCTGGCCATGCTGCTCGAGGCTCTTCGTCAGATCGGCATCACCCGGCAGGAAGACGGAAAATGGGCGCTGACCGATTTCGCCGAGAGCATGTTCGTTCCAAGCCAGGAACACCCTAACCTCTACATGGTACCGGTTGCTAAAGCGATGGCGTACACCGCCGAGAACTTCTACATAAAGATGGCCGAAGCCGTCAGGGGCAAGCTCGATTACAAGGGCGAAACTTCCTACCCCCCGCAGACCAAGGAAGAGAATCTCTACTTCGAGGATATTCACCGCCGAAACGCTCATTTCTCCATCAAGCTGCTGCTCGAGGAGGCGAAACTGGAAAACACCGAAACACTCGTCGATGTCGGCGGAGGGATCGGGGATATCTCCGCCGCGCTGTGCATGAAGTATCCGCAACTCGACACGACGATCCTCAACCTTCCGGGAGCGATCGAGCTGGTTGACGAAAACGCCGCCGAAAAAGGCATCGGAGACCGCCTCAGAGGAGCCGCCGTCGACATATACAGGGAGGACTATCCTTCGGCCGACGCAATCATGTTCTGCCGGATTCTCTATTCCGCGAACGAGCAACTGACAGAAATGATGTGCACGAAAGCGTTCAACGCGCTCAAGCCGGGAGGCAAGGTGCTCGTCCTTGACATGATCGTCGACGAGCAGGACAACCCGAACTTCGACTACCTGAGCCACTACGTCATGGGAATCGGCATGCCGTTCTCCGTCCTCGGCTTCAAGGAACAGTCGAGTTACAAGCCGATCCTCGAAAAAATCGGGTTTGCCGATGTACGAATGGTAAGGCGCTACGGGCACCTCTACGTCGAAGCCGTCAAGCCGGCCTGA
- the galE gene encoding UDP-glucose 4-epimerase GalE, which produces MKILVIGGAGYIGSHVTRAFLDSGHSVTVYDNLSTGSAVNLFGEAAFVHGDIADPLRLRKVMAGGFDGCVHLAALKAAGVSMTDPGGYAEANISGTIDILNAALDTGLPRVIFSSSAAIFGSPRYLPIDEDHPKNPENFYGFTKLEIERLLEWYDRLEGLKYAAIRYFNAAGYDVGGRIGGLERNPENLLPVVMEVAAGVRKELSIFGSDYPTRDGTCIRDYVHVGDLALAHVSALDYIVRTGESLAVNLGSEQGVSVLEMVEKAREITGRDIPAVITPRRPGDPAELVASSSRARELLGWEPVSSDTGTLIASTWRVYRQQYGIF; this is translated from the coding sequence GTGAAGATACTTGTCATCGGCGGCGCCGGCTACATCGGGAGTCATGTAACAAGGGCTTTTCTCGACAGCGGCCACAGCGTCACGGTTTACGACAACCTGTCGACCGGCAGCGCCGTGAACCTTTTCGGCGAAGCGGCGTTCGTGCACGGCGACATCGCCGATCCGCTGCGGCTGCGCAAGGTCATGGCCGGGGGCTTCGACGGCTGCGTCCATCTTGCGGCGCTCAAGGCCGCCGGCGTGTCGATGACCGATCCCGGAGGGTACGCCGAAGCCAATATTTCCGGAACCATAGATATCCTCAATGCCGCGCTGGACACAGGCCTGCCCAGGGTGATCTTCTCATCGTCGGCGGCGATTTTCGGCTCGCCGCGTTACCTGCCGATCGATGAGGATCATCCGAAAAATCCAGAGAATTTCTACGGCTTCACCAAGTTAGAGATCGAGCGTCTGCTGGAATGGTACGACCGCCTGGAAGGCTTGAAATACGCGGCCATACGTTATTTCAACGCCGCCGGCTACGATGTCGGGGGCCGGATCGGGGGACTTGAAAGGAACCCCGAAAATCTTCTTCCGGTGGTCATGGAGGTCGCCGCGGGCGTCAGGAAAGAGCTGTCGATATTCGGAAGCGACTATCCGACGAGAGACGGAACCTGTATCCGCGATTACGTTCACGTCGGCGACCTCGCCCTTGCGCACGTCTCGGCCCTGGACTACATCGTCAGGACCGGCGAGAGTCTCGCGGTCAATCTTGGCAGCGAGCAGGGGGTGAGTGTCCTTGAGATGGTGGAGAAAGCGCGGGAGATCACGGGGCGGGACATTCCGGCCGTGATCACGCCGAGAAGACCGGGCGACCCCGCCGAACTGGTTGCGTCTTCCTCCCGCGCGAGGGAGCTGCTCGGCTGGGAGCCCGTCAGCAGCGATACCGGAACGCTTATAGCGTCGACCTGGAGGGTCTATCGTCAACAGTACGGAATTTTCTGA
- a CDS encoding bactofilin family protein, with product MFGKKGGKRKAASKSGLTLLMEGASFDGELVSEGDIRIDGTVTGKVNCRATLIIGRDGRVEGEVETADMRIAGSFSGSADVSGELRLEPSANVEGDLTAAALDVEDGAKLNGRIFMKQEGATVSGPQAVPEAAQ from the coding sequence ATGTTCGGGAAAAAAGGGGGGAAACGTAAGGCGGCTTCTAAATCGGGTTTGACGCTCCTGATGGAGGGAGCGTCCTTCGACGGTGAGCTTGTTTCGGAAGGGGATATCAGGATCGACGGAACGGTTACTGGAAAGGTGAACTGCCGAGCAACGCTGATCATAGGCCGGGACGGCCGCGTCGAGGGCGAGGTGGAGACCGCCGACATGAGGATTGCCGGATCGTTCAGTGGCAGCGCGGATGTTTCTGGCGAGTTGCGGCTCGAGCCGTCCGCAAACGTGGAAGGCGATCTCACGGCTGCGGCGCTCGACGTCGAGGACGGAGCGAAACTCAACGGAAGGATATTCATGAAACAGGAGGGCGCGACGGTTTCCGGTCCCCAGGCGGTTCCGGAAGCGGCGCAGTGA
- a CDS encoding F0F1 ATP synthase subunit A, giving the protein MKRLNVLRNSVLSKAFVLLLPLLFGIGALGYAAGEDAAEGHGEEAVHAEAAAHGEGGHESAGDVIMHHILDSGVMAFEPFAEFHLPKIVVGGFDISITRHVVFMWLAALILLLVFGYVGSRYKSMTSRQAPTGLANAMESLVEFIRLDVAKSNIGEGYEKHMPYLLTVFVFILLLNLLGLVPYGATATGNINVTLTLAVFTFLITQVAAVKAHGIKGYLAHLTAGTHWSLWIIMIPIEVIGLFTKPFALTVRLFANMTAGHIVILSLIFISFILKSYIVAVFVSVPFSIFIYLLEIFVSFLQAFIFTMLSALFIGLATAHEGHEGEAAH; this is encoded by the coding sequence ATGAAACGGCTCAACGTCCTGCGGAATAGTGTGCTCTCGAAAGCTTTCGTCCTGCTCCTTCCACTGTTGTTCGGTATAGGCGCGCTCGGCTACGCGGCCGGGGAGGATGCCGCGGAAGGTCATGGCGAGGAGGCAGTGCATGCCGAGGCGGCCGCTCACGGCGAAGGCGGCCACGAAAGCGCCGGCGATGTCATCATGCACCATATTCTCGATTCAGGTGTGATGGCTTTCGAGCCGTTCGCCGAGTTCCATCTTCCGAAAATCGTGGTTGGCGGATTCGATATCTCCATTACCCGTCACGTTGTTTTCATGTGGCTGGCGGCCCTGATTCTGCTGCTCGTTTTCGGTTACGTCGGAAGCCGCTACAAATCGATGACCAGTCGGCAGGCCCCGACGGGTCTGGCAAACGCCATGGAATCCCTTGTCGAGTTCATTCGTCTCGACGTCGCGAAGTCAAATATCGGGGAAGGGTACGAAAAACACATGCCCTACCTGCTCACCGTTTTCGTCTTCATTCTTCTCCTCAATCTTCTCGGTCTCGTTCCTTACGGAGCTACCGCCACCGGCAACATCAACGTGACCCTCACCCTTGCCGTGTTCACGTTCCTGATCACGCAGGTCGCCGCCGTGAAGGCTCATGGAATCAAGGGCTATCTCGCCCATCTGACGGCGGGAACGCACTGGTCGCTCTGGATTATCATGATTCCCATCGAGGTCATCGGACTCTTTACCAAGCCGTTCGCGCTTACCGTTCGACTTTTCGCAAACATGACGGCCGGGCATATCGTTATTCTCAGCCTGATATTCATCAGCTTCATTCTCAAGAGCTATATCGTGGCGGTGTTCGTTTCCGTTCCGTTCTCGATTTTCATCTACCTGCTGGAGATTTTCGTGTCGTTCCTGCAGGCGTTCATCTTCACGATGCTCTCAGCTCTTTTCATCGGCCTGGCAACGGCGCACGAGGGGCATGAAGGCGAGGCCGCGCACTGA
- the sdhA gene encoding succinate dehydrogenase flavoprotein subunit has product MEIRYHDVVIVGAGLAGLRAAVELSGEYDVAVLSKLHPLRSHSGAAQGGISAALGNAGEDSPLWHAYDTIKGSDYLADQYAVQVMCNDAPRAIIEMEHLGVPFSRIEDGRIAQRPFGGHTRNFGEAPVRRTCYAADRTGHVCLHTLYEQSVRRNVRFYDEFQVLDLCMAGDAVNGVVAMELKSSELVTFHARAVMFATGGYGKAWKTTSNAFANTGDGLGIAMRNGIALQDMEFVQFHPTGLYQLGILITEAARGEGGILRNGSGERFMERYAPSIKDLAPRDIVSRSIYSELSEGRGAGPLKDHVLLDLTALTHEKIVDKLPEIESFAKIYLGVDPAIAPIPVLPTCHYAMGGIPTDVNGRVLGSAAGNEVQGFWAAGEVACVSVHGANRLGSNSLLDLIVFGRRAGKDIAGFLKKNVQPLPLDAGVRERARSEMAAFSGRRQGESVAEVRAMLQAVMMDKVSVFRNEDGLREAVRRLGELRERAAAVRVEDTTRNFNTEQLEALELQHMVNYSMAVAAAALERRESRGAHSRDDYPRRDDERHLKHSLAVLDADGKVSILEKAVDLSLAATDSRFVPRERTY; this is encoded by the coding sequence ATGGAAATAAGATATCACGACGTCGTCATAGTGGGGGCAGGGCTGGCCGGCCTGAGGGCGGCCGTCGAGCTTTCAGGAGAGTACGACGTCGCCGTGCTTTCGAAGCTTCATCCGCTCAGGTCGCATTCCGGCGCCGCCCAGGGAGGGATATCCGCGGCGCTCGGCAACGCCGGGGAAGATTCCCCGCTCTGGCATGCCTACGATACCATAAAGGGCTCCGATTACCTCGCGGACCAGTACGCCGTGCAGGTAATGTGCAACGACGCGCCGAGGGCCATCATCGAGATGGAGCATCTCGGGGTTCCCTTTTCGCGCATCGAGGACGGGCGCATCGCCCAGCGTCCTTTCGGCGGCCACACGCGCAACTTCGGCGAGGCTCCGGTGCGCAGGACCTGCTATGCGGCCGACAGGACGGGACATGTCTGCCTTCACACGCTCTACGAGCAGTCAGTGAGGCGGAATGTCCGGTTTTACGACGAGTTCCAGGTGCTCGATCTCTGCATGGCCGGTGACGCGGTCAACGGCGTGGTCGCCATGGAGCTGAAAAGCAGCGAGCTCGTAACCTTCCACGCCCGGGCGGTCATGTTCGCTACCGGCGGTTATGGAAAGGCATGGAAGACCACATCGAACGCTTTCGCCAATACGGGCGACGGTCTCGGCATCGCGATGCGCAACGGCATCGCCCTGCAGGACATGGAGTTCGTCCAGTTTCACCCCACGGGCCTCTATCAGCTCGGCATTCTCATAACCGAGGCGGCCAGGGGAGAGGGGGGGATTCTGCGTAACGGTTCGGGAGAGCGGTTCATGGAACGTTACGCCCCGAGCATCAAGGATCTCGCCCCGAGGGATATCGTCAGCAGAAGTATCTACAGCGAGTTGAGCGAGGGCCGCGGGGCGGGCCCGTTGAAGGATCACGTGCTGCTAGACCTGACGGCGCTCACGCATGAAAAAATCGTGGATAAACTGCCCGAGATCGAGTCGTTCGCGAAGATCTATCTCGGCGTCGATCCCGCCATCGCCCCGATTCCCGTGCTTCCGACCTGCCATTACGCCATGGGCGGTATTCCCACGGACGTCAACGGCCGGGTTCTCGGAAGCGCTGCCGGCAACGAGGTCCAGGGTTTCTGGGCAGCCGGCGAAGTCGCCTGCGTTTCTGTGCACGGCGCGAACCGCCTGGGTTCCAATTCCCTGCTCGACCTCATCGTTTTCGGCAGGCGCGCCGGCAAGGACATCGCGGGTTTTCTGAAGAAAAACGTCCAGCCGCTCCCTCTCGATGCGGGTGTGCGGGAAAGGGCGCGGAGCGAGATGGCGGCGTTTTCCGGCAGACGGCAGGGCGAGAGCGTCGCGGAGGTAAGGGCCATGCTGCAAGCGGTCATGATGGACAAGGTTTCGGTCTTTCGCAACGAGGACGGGCTGCGGGAGGCCGTCCGGCGGCTCGGCGAACTGCGTGAACGCGCCGCCGCCGTCAGGGTGGAGGACACGACGAGGAATTTCAACACCGAACAGCTCGAGGCGCTCGAACTGCAGCACATGGTCAACTACTCCATGGCCGTGGCCGCCGCGGCTCTCGAACGCCGCGAGTCGCGGGGAGCACACAGCAGGGACGACTATCCCCGCCGGGACGACGAGCGTCATCTGAAGCACTCGCTTGCCGTGCTCGACGCCGACGGGAAGGTATCGATTCTCGAAAAGGCCGTCGATCTTTCGCTTGCGGCGACCGATTCGCGTTTCGTGCCCAGGGAAAGAACGTATTGA
- a CDS encoding murein hydrolase activator EnvC family protein, with translation MAPRRRKNRSYTLSLIPADGRSAPVTLLKGPAALFVFCAVLVVFLTMAGTVYSLFRSPLASMLPDGVLPARQKQLVARQAGKVDSLAAEMEKMNAFSDRIERMLFQGGAHAVARQRGRGGSGALPGAAAVEREGGRGFAGRLVTGAVSQRFMPSDSHYGIDIASRQGEPVGAVADGTVIFSGWTTGSGYTLIVDHGGFTTFYKHCSRLLRKGGEQVKLGEVIALSGDTGGESRGPHLHFELWKNGIPVDPEAYLSF, from the coding sequence ATGGCGCCGCGCCGCAGGAAAAACAGATCGTACACCCTCAGCCTCATTCCGGCAGACGGACGTTCCGCTCCGGTGACGCTGCTGAAGGGGCCTGCGGCGCTGTTCGTGTTCTGCGCCGTGCTCGTCGTTTTCCTGACGATGGCCGGGACGGTCTACTCGCTGTTCCGTTCGCCTCTCGCGAGCATGCTGCCCGACGGGGTTCTTCCCGCCCGGCAGAAGCAGCTTGTCGCGAGGCAGGCGGGAAAGGTCGATAGCCTGGCCGCAGAAATGGAGAAAATGAACGCGTTCAGCGACCGTATTGAACGGATGCTTTTTCAGGGCGGCGCTCACGCCGTCGCCAGGCAGCGGGGGCGTGGAGGCTCGGGAGCGCTGCCCGGAGCGGCTGCAGTCGAAAGGGAGGGAGGCCGGGGGTTTGCCGGTCGGCTGGTGACCGGCGCGGTTTCCCAGCGTTTCATGCCTTCAGACAGTCATTACGGCATCGACATCGCATCACGTCAGGGCGAACCGGTCGGAGCGGTGGCGGACGGAACGGTGATTTTTTCCGGCTGGACGACCGGATCGGGCTACACCCTGATAGTCGATCACGGTGGGTTCACGACCTTCTACAAGCATTGCAGTCGCTTGCTCAGGAAAGGCGGCGAGCAGGTGAAGCTGGGGGAGGTTATTGCGCTTTCAGGCGATACCGGCGGGGAATCGCGGGGCCCTCATCTGCATTTCGAACTCTGGAAAAACGGTATTCCGGTCGATCCGGAGGCGTATCTTTCTTTCTGA